A single Aspergillus chevalieri M1 DNA, chromosome 3, nearly complete sequence DNA region contains:
- the HEM2 gene encoding porphobilinogen synthase HEM2 (BUSCO:EOG092630N3;~COG:H;~EggNog:ENOG410PFRX;~InterPro:IPR030656,IPR001731,IPR013785;~PFAM:PF00490;~go_function: GO:0003824 - catalytic activity [Evidence IEA];~go_function: GO:0004655 - porphobilinogen synthase activity [Evidence IEA];~go_function: GO:0046872 - metal ion binding [Evidence IEA];~go_process: GO:0033014 - tetrapyrrole biosynthetic process [Evidence IEA]), whose amino-acid sequence MSFSNLVSDIAFRDAHPDDRSSQISHARSQATARSYTSTTATSVSISGDISSQLHAGYSHPLSRSWQAERQLTKEMLIYPLFITDNLDEEAPIPSLPNQHRRGLNRLVPFLKPLVQKGLRSVILFGVPLHPSAKDALGTAADDPAGPVIQAIRLLRSRFPHLYIVTDVCLCEYTSHGHCGILREDGTLDNAQSVDRISDVALAYATAGAHCVAPSDMNDGRVRAIKLKLIESGMAHRVLLMSYSAKFSGCLYGPFRDAAGSCPSFGDRRCYQLPPGGRGLARRAIQRDVGEGADIIMVKPASSYLDIIRDAKELAKDIPVAAYQVSGEYAMIHAGAAAGVFDLKSMAFESTEGILRAGAGIVVSYFVPEFLDWLS is encoded by the exons ATGTCATTTTCCAATCTGGTCTCTGACATTGCATTCAGAGATGCTCATCCTGATGACCGGAGCTCTCAAATTTCCCATGCCCGGTCTCAAGCTACTGCTCGATCATATACAAGCACCACTGCCACAAGTGTCAGTATATCGGGTGATATCTCCAGTCAGTTACATGCTGGCTACAGTCATCCATTAAGTAGATCATGGCAGGCTGAGAGACAATTGACCAAG GAAATGCTCATTTACCCGCTCTTCATTACGGACAACCTGGACGAAGAGGCACCAATTCCGTCTCTACCTAACCAACATCGACGAGGCTTGAATCGCCTAGTGCCTTTTCTGAAACCACTTGTTCAAAAGGGCCTACGCTCAGTGATCTTATTTGGTGTCCCCCTGCATCCATCTGCCAAGGATGCATTGGGGACAGCTGCAGACGACCCTGCCGGTCCGGTCATTCAAGCCATCCGCCTCCTTCGATCTCGCTTTCCTCATCTTTATATCGTGACGGATGTCTGTCTTTGCGAATACACGTCACATGGCCACTGCGGAATACTCAGAGAAGACGGTACCCTTGATAATGCACAGTCGGTAGACCGGATTTCAGATGTGGCACTAGCATATGCAACAGCCGGTGCGCATTGTGTTGCCCCATCTGACATGAACGATGGAAGAGTACGCGCCATTAAATTGAAGCTGATTGAATCCGGCATGGCACACCGTGTCCTCCTCATGTCGTATAGCGCGAAATTCAGCGGTTGCTTATACGGTCCTTTTCGAGATGCGGCAGGTTCTTGCCCGTCCTTTGGGGACCGTAGATGCTATCAACTCCCACCAGGGGGTAGAGGGCTTGCCCGGCGTGCGATACAGCGGGATGTTGGCGAAGGCGCTGATATCATAATGGTCAAACCTGCAAGCAGTTACTTAGACATCATTAGGGACGCGAAAGAACTTGCCAAGGATATTCCTGTTGCTGCTTACCAGGTTAGTGGTGAATATGCTATGATTCATGCGGGCGCCGCTGCTGGAGTCTTTGATTTGAAGTCAATGGCTTTCGAGAGCACTGAGGGCATCCTAAGGGCTGGCGCTGGCATTGTAGTCAGTTATTTCGTACCGGAGTTCTTGGATTGGCTTTCTTGA
- the DRE2 gene encoding electron carrier (COG:S;~EggNog:ENOG410PIMK;~InterPro:IPR031838,IPR007785;~PFAM:PF16803;~go_component: GO:0005737 - cytoplasm [Evidence IEA];~go_function: GO:0051536 - iron-sulfur cluster binding [Evidence IEA];~go_process: GO:0016226 - iron-sulfur cluster assembly [Evidence IEA]): MAPSIALDNTPDFQYTPGKTLLLSPPSLSSQPDKLNAALLSCGRNATDLQMLDRLALGLVSLPGLTYDSIIILADSNDTFTESLKILGRELFANIVQSLKPGGYLRSQGGTPGLFDSLYQSEAILAGLVSDSERGFQKPSSGQQQAIPLQLGRKKKDRGKLANSFKATQESKFETTIEGNKPDIIEKPAGVGFIDFGDDLDPESVQDNNACSDEFIDEDTLLGDNDLGRPIVQPPECRPKAGKRRRACKDCTCGLSRKIEDEDAGKRANADKALDSMKLDGDDLAEVDFTVQGKLGSCGSCALGDAFRCEGCPYIGLPAFKPGEEVRLLNNDVQL, from the exons ATGGCGCCGTCCATTGCGCTCGACAACACGCCCGATTTCCAGTACACACCAGGCAAAACTCTCCTACTTTCTCCACCGTCATTATCTTCACAGCCAGATAAACTCAACGCAGCCCTTCTTTCTTGTGGCCGAAATGCGACCGATTTGCAAATGCTCGATCGCTTGGCACTTGGCCTTGTGTCTTTGCCGGGTTTGACTTACGACAGTATCATCATCTTGGCTGATTCCAACGACACATTTACTGAAAGCCTAAAGATCCTTGGGCGGGAACTTTTTGCAAATATTGTTCAATCACTAAAACCAGGGGGGTATCTACGCAGCCAAGGGGGGACGCCTGGGTTGTTTGACAGTCTTTACCAATCGGAAGCAATATTGGCTGGGTTGGTAAGCGACAGTGAGAGAGGTTTCCAGAAGCCGAGTTCTGGACAACAGCAGGCTATACCGCTGCAGCTtgggaggaagaaaaaagaccgTGGGAAATTGGCGAATAGTTTCAAGGCCACTCAAGAGTCAAAATTTGAAACTACAATTGAGGGAAACAAGCCCGACATTATCGAAAAACCCGCTGGCGTTGGCTTTATTGATTTTGGTGATGATTTGGACCCGGAATCTGTTCAAGATAACAATGCATGCTCAGACGAGTTTATTGATGAAGATACCCTCCTTGGTGATAATGATCTTGGCCGTCCCATCGTCCAGC CACCCGAATGTCGTCCCAAGGCCGGGAAACGTCGGCGAGCTTGCAAAGACTGTACATGCGGCCTCTCACGGAAaattgaagatgaagatgctGGGAAAAGGGCGAATGCTGACAAGGCACTAGACTCCATGAAATTGGATGGCGATGATCTAGCTGAGGTCGATTTCACTGTGCAAGGTAAATTGGGAAGCTGTGGAAGCTGTGCACTAGGAGACGCATTTCGCTGCGAAGGCTGTCCTTATATTGGTCTCCCCGCCTTTAAGCCGGGCGAAGAAGTCAGGCTATTAAATAATGATGTCCAGCTCTAA